The genomic region TATGTTGTTAGGTAATTGATGTTATCTACTGACACATTTATGTACCTGTGTGATTGCAGCAGAATACACGTGTGCTTCTTCATGGAGTCTAACTAAATTATAATTTAAACTCTATGTGTGTGACCACAAACCAAGGCAACACCTGGTGTCACCAGACTTTAATCCCCTCTGTGCTGAATCCATCTCCAGCTCCAGGCCACAGTCACGTATGAATCATGCAGCAGAGTGTCATGCACCAGTTTCATCCTAATATGTCGCGTGCTGATCTCTGGTTAGTTAATGAGTAGCTGTGTGTGTCGGGTGCTCACAAATGGGAAACGCTGTGTCAGTCATGTGACCTGTGGATGCTAAATACTGCTGTGTGGGTGTAATCATCCACAGCCTGACGGAGACAGCAGCACTGTGCACATGCTCCTTCAAGACTGGGCTGTTTGACTGAAAGTCCACTTTGCATTTTAACTCTCTTTAGGTGTGCAGACGTTTGAGTGGACAGCAGCAGAGTGACAGAGCGACAAGAGGAGGGAAAGCATAATATACTGTGTCACTGAGGAATATCCTGAGGAACTATGGAGCTGTCACTGGTGAGTTTTACCTGATATTAATCATCACTGTGAGGTTTTATTTTATCGTTTTACAGTTTGAGCAGTGAGATCAGTCTTATCCAGAGCTGCAGCCAACAATTATTTCCATGTTTGATTAACTTTTTCTTGGTTAATCGgtcagttgtttggtctataaaatgtcaggaaagtGTCGATCGgtgtttcccagagcccaaagtgacgaCATTTAAGAATCAAAGaatttcaatttttttgtctcgattaatcgattatcaTCTTAGCTGGCCTCTTTATATAATAGTTGATAACTGATcgattaatcattgcagctctgcTTTTGTCGTTGTGCCTTTATTACTGTCTCGAGGTCAGGGCATCCTGTCTGACCGATGACACCAGTCTGACACACTGACGACCTCCTTTCTCTGAGCGGTCATGCAGGCAGGTTGCAGAGCTGCAGATTGTAGGATGAGGCAGAGTTAATTTTAGTGTCAAGcccaggaaaataaataaataaatcaaaaggcTTGGTTAACCTGCGCTGTAAAAATACACGCTTCAAAGCTGTGCTGGTTATTTTTGACCCAACATAACTTCTAGAAACTAACATACCAATTAAGaacttttttaatgtaaaataaaaaacctcatcgtttaaagaaaacacacccTCAAATAACCAAAAATTGAGGGATTCATGTAACACGAGgacattaaaacatttactggTCATAGGTCTTCTTACTACAGTTACTACTACAGCCGCCAATAGTACCATGACGAATATTACTTCCATAACTACTATAGGTGATAAAGTGTTGAATGTCTACGTGACGGATGGgagcaacaatttttgaaattgattcagtattgagtgagagggctgTAATCCAGTGTAAATGGCATTGTAATCCCTGCAGGCAATTGAGCACCATCAATGTACGTCAAATGTTTATTAGCTGATGTTATGTAACGTCATCTCTCTCTTTGCTCTCTGCCAACCTTCTCTTCCTTCTTCCTTAcacctctgtctttctttgtaccctccctctcttcctcttccttcgTATCCTCCCCTTGCGTCTCCCCTCAGGCTCACCCGGCCATCAAAGCCTTCATGTGTGGCTCTTTCAGCGGGACCTGCTCCACGCTGCTCTTCCAGCCTCTTGACCTGGTTAAGACTCGTCTGCAGACTCTGCAGAGTGGCGTGCAGCCTGGGTGAgtctgtgtacacacacacacatgcacagttatCATATCAGCTTACACCACATGTTTTCGTGCCTTATGACCTCCAAAAACTGCTTCATTGACTGGACGAACATGATAGGAAGTTTTACCTCAGTAGAATCAGACATGCAGCATGTTGGCCTCACGTGAAAGCCATTTACTATTGATGACTTCTTTCCTTTCAGTTCGGGCAGAGTGGGGATGATGGCGGTCGTCCTGAGCGTGGTGCGGACAGAGAGGCTGCTGGGACTGTGGAAAGGAGTTTCACCGGTGAGACCATCTTCATGCTGTCGACCCCTGTGtccttttgtgtgtttgaaaacATGCTCACAAATTCATCACTGTCAGATTTTCCATGTCCTGACTCCGCCCTCTCATCCACCCGCTCCTCCAGTCCTTTGCTCGGACCATCCCAGGAGTGGGGCTCTACTTCAGCACCTACTACTCTCTGAAGCAGCACTTCTTCCAGGACAGCAGCCCGGGCGCCGTGCAGGCCGTGCTGCTGGGAGGCGGGGCCCGGACTGTGGCGGGGGTCTTCATGCTGCCGGTCACTGTCATCAAAACACGCTTTGAGGTAACTGTCAAGTTTTTACAGTATAAATCAGTACAAACAtcaaaatgccataaaaatgtgttttcagttttctgTGCTGACCGTATGTAGACAGGTGTGTTACGCCTGTATTAAACTGAAttacatgtgtgtatatttttgtgtttcagtgtggcAAGTACAGTTATGGGAGTGTGGCTGGAGCTCTGCGCAGTGTGTGTCGAACTGAAGGTCCTGCAGCTCTGTTCTCCGGCCTGATGGCCACTCTCCTCCGAGACGTTCCCTTCTCTGGTATCTACGTCATGTTCTACAGCCAGGCCAAGGCCTCGCTGCCAAAAGGTAAGCTCACACCCAGAGGTCATTCAGTAGTAaccagcagcaaaaaaaaagtcacaattgaaagacacaaaaaaatgtgggtCTTGCTTAGGCTCTATTTTTCAAGgtagttgtttttaaatgtctatttgaataaaatatttacttGTTGTCTTTCTCCCCTCAAGAAATCAGCACGTCTGCTTCGGCCCCGCTGGCTAACTTCAGCTGTGGGATCCTGGCGGGTATACTGGCCTCCCTGATCACGCAGCCTGCTGATGTGGTCAAAACACACGTCCAAGTGAATCCACAGCTGAGGACACTCGAGGCTGTCAGAAACATCTACATGGTAACTGCCTCACTCTTTATTATCTCCATGTTCAGGATGTCAAACTTTAGTTGCAGTTGAACAGACTGTCTTTCAACTGTACAGTCACG from Epinephelus moara isolate mb chromosome 18, YSFRI_EMoa_1.0, whole genome shotgun sequence harbors:
- the LOC126405496 gene encoding mitochondrial glycine transporter A-like, which produces MELSLAHPAIKAFMCGSFSGTCSTLLFQPLDLVKTRLQTLQSGVQPGSGRVGMMAVVLSVVRTERLLGLWKGVSPSFARTIPGVGLYFSTYYSLKQHFFQDSSPGAVQAVLLGGGARTVAGVFMLPVTVIKTRFECGKYSYGSVAGALRSVCRTEGPAALFSGLMATLLRDVPFSGIYVMFYSQAKASLPKEISTSASAPLANFSCGILAGILASLITQPADVVKTHVQVNPQLRTLEAVRNIYMEQRLQGFFRGAVPRALRRTMMAAMAWTVYEEMMARFGLKS